The genomic interval TATGGACTACTACAACAACCGACGTATCAAGATAAAGTTAAAGGGCTTGCCACCTGCTATTCACAGACAACAAGCCCTTTTTGCCCTATAATAAAAGTGTCTAGCTTTTGGGGGTCACTTCATCTCCCCGCCCCACTTTACAGCTTAGGATTTAGAGTTTTTTATCCCTGAGTCTTGTACCGGTTCGGCTTGAGTTTCAGCGCGGCGTTGCGCCTGGCTTCCGTGGTGGGTTTGCCCGTCACCGGGTGTTTGAAGTGGAAGGGATAGATATAGCCGGAGGGGTACTCGGTGTCGAACTCCGCCCACTCATCCGGGGAAAGCCGGGCGGGCGGCGCGGCGGGGGCGTCTTTCGCAGAGCTTTCCGGCGGCCCCTGCGGCGTTTTGCCGGAGGTATAGGCGTAGTGCATCAGCAGGCGCAGCTTGAGTATCTTCCAGACGCCGTCTTCCTTGACATAGTCCATCTCGTAGATGACGGCCATGTAAGCGGGGTCCAGGGGAAGGGTGGGGCGCGATAGAATCGTGCCGTAGCCGTACCACCGGCCGCAGGCTTTTTTGCCGTTGGGCTCGACGGTAATCACCGGCGATACCTGCATCACCATGTGCAGGAACTCCGGCGGCACATCGCGGCCCGGGTGAAAGTATTTCCGGATGCCCGCCTGCCCCTTATAGGTGCCCTCGACAAAGGTGCCGGAGACCTCTTCGCTCCTGGAAAAGCAGTCGACGATTTCTTCGCCCATCCAGTGCTCCAGGTAATAGCCGTAAGCGCACTGTAATTTCTTGATGTCCTCGATGTCCCGCAGCGTTTGCAGCTGCTTGTCTCTGGCTTTGACCTTTCGCTTGAGCGACTTTACCTCTTTTTCCAGTGCTTCCAGTCTGGATTCCACCGTCATGGCGTGTCTCCTTTGCTCAAAATATTCTTTATGCCTTCACGGTAGGGCTTCCCGATAATGCCCCGGTCCGTGATAATGGCGGTAATGTACTGGTGGGGGGTAACATCGAAGGCGGGGTTGAAAGCGCTGACGCCCTCCGGCGCGGTGGGGATGTCCTGGAAGCGGGTCACTTCCTCCGGGCGCCGCTCCTCGATGGGGATTTCCCCGCCGGTTTTCAGGGCGGGGTCGATGGTGGAAACAGGGGCGGCGATGTAGAAGGGGACTTTGTTTTCGTGCGCCAGCACCGCCAGCGTGTAGGTGCCGATCTTGTTGGCGGTATCCCCGTTGGCGGCGATGCGGTCCGCGCCGGTGATAACGCAGTCTATTTTCCCCAGTCGCAGGAAATGCCCCGCCATGGAGTCCGTAATCAGCGTTACCGGCACGCCGGCTTTTTGCAGTTCCCAGGCGGTCAGCCGCGCCCCCTGGAGCAGCGGGCGGGTCTCGGTGGCGATTACATGCAGCTTTTTACCCTGTTTAACGGCAGTAGTGATGATGCCCAGCGCGGTGCCTTCCCCGCCGGTGGCCAGCGGGCCGGTATTGCAGTGCGTCAGGACCGTCCAGCCGTCTGGCAGCAGCCCCGCCCCGGCCAGACTTAAGCGCCGGGTGGCTTCCGCTTCCTCCCGGTGGATTTTCACCGCTTCATCGGTCAAAGCTTTCTTGAGCCGGGCGGCGCTTTTAGCGCTGGAGGCGGCATTTTTCATGCGTTCCAGGGCGAAGAAGAGATTGCGGGCGGTGGGACGGGTGGCGGCAATAGCGTTGATAACGCCCTGGAGTTTTTTCAGGAAAACATCTCTATCCGCGGCGTCTATTTTCAACGCCCCCAGGGCGACGGCGTAGCCGCCGGCAATGCCGATGGCCGGCGCGCCGCGTATTTTAAGCTCCATGATGGCGGCGGCCACGGCGCGGTAGCTCTCCAGCTCCAGGTAGATTTCCTCGCCGGGGAGACGGGTCTGGTCGAGGATTCTGAGCCGGTCGCCGAGCCAGGCTATCGGCTGATAAGCCGCGTTAGCGGGTTTCGCCCCGCCGTTTTTCCCACTGCTCACGTTTTAGCTCCATCAACAGGAAGTTGTGGCTGTTGCGCTTGAGATGGCCGCAGGGTGTAAAGCCGCATTTGGTAAAGCACGCTTGCGCCCGCGTATTCCAGTCCAGCGTCTTTAGGTAGAGCCGGCCCAGGCCGGTATTATCGAAAATATGGTCCACCATGGTGTTTATCGCGTCGGCGCCGTAGCCTTTATTCCAGTAATCGCGGTCGCCGATCATAATGCCTACCTGCGCCTCGCTTTTCTTTTCATTGATGTCATAGCAGGTGCAGTTGCCGATGTGCTTGCCGTCCGGGGTCTCTATGGCCAGGGGGAAGCGGTAATTGTCCTGCTGGTGCAGCACGGAGGCGTAGTCCAGCAGGTAGATGGAAAAGGACATGATGAGCACGGAGGCGGCATCCAGCTTGGCCAGCTCGGGGTCCGATTGCCAGAGGTAATCGTTGCGGACGTCCGATAGCTTCTTTTCGCGGAGCCTGATTTTGCCGCCGGTAATGACGCTGCCGCGCAAGGGTTTGAGACCGGCAAGGGTATCGTTTTTACGCTGTTTCATACACAGGAAAGGCAGATAGCGGGAAAAGCTAATTTTCCTCTTGTCCTTCGTCATCTTCTTCACCACGCTCCCATATAGGTTCGGTGAAGTAGTCAATATACTCTTCCATGGCCTGGGCGGCTACCTGCTTGATTCTTTCCCCGGCTTCCACGGCCATTTTCGCCAGCTCGGCCAGGTCTATTTTCACGCCGATCATGCCGGATAACACTTTAAGCACCGCCAACGCCGCCATGGGATTGGGCACGCGGCTGGCATAAACGGGCACCTCGCCCAGCAGGCAGATGCCGTCGATTTCCCTTTCTTTAGCCACCCCCAGCAGCAGCCCGTTCAGCCCGGCTATTTGCAGGTTGCTGGCGCGTTCCAGGTTATAGGCGCGCAAATCAGTGGACACGAGGTGGCTGGTGGCCACGCCCCAGACCTTGGGCGGCTCCGTATGGTGGATGCGGGTGATGGCCGCGGCGCAGGTGTAAATGCGCTCCACCCCGAACCGCTGCCCCACGTCCAGGATGCAGTGGGCAAGCTCGTAGCCCTTGGCGGCCGGCTGGTCGTCCCCGATGAACAGTATCAGGTCCTGGCCGCCGGGGGCGTTCTTCCAGTAGAAGAAGTCGCTCTGGGGAAAATTGGGTTCCTCCACGACGTTTTCCCGCACCAGCACGCCGATGGGGTCGAAGAAATAGGACGGCTCCAGGTAGCCCAGCTCTTTGAAGGGGAGCTTGGCTTTCAAATAGTTGGCGATAATCATGGCCACGTTGCCGATGCCGGGCCAGGCGGCCAGGAGGTTGGGCGCTTTAAGCTTGGGCCGGGCGGTGACTTTAATAATGTCACTCATAATATTTTACCTCAAATGGCTTTTTCTCGTTATATTTTTACCAATAAATTTCAATACTTGATGTGATTACTGCAGCCGGTGTCCCCCAGAGGTTATATATATGACTCGAGGGTAAATAATAATAATCAACTAGTGACCTCCACCAACTATCATTTCTAACGTAATTTATGTTGATATCGTTTAGTTCAACAGCCCGGTACTCTTCCCCTTTTTTTACATACGCAATAGTGTCATTCGGATTGGTGCAATCAACGTATACCAATCCAAAATCTGTAGTAAGGAAAGCGTTTAAGGCATGACCTATGGGTTCGCCTTGAAACCAGAGTTGAACCTCTGCTGCGCGAATCCCTGCTGATTCGGCACGATTATGAAGGTCTTTAGAGAATTGCGAACAATCGTAAAAACCCTCAATATATATATGATTTTCAGTCTGGTCCTGCATAAGGAAAAACTTCAACTGAGCCCAGGTAGGATTTGTTGCGTTTGGATTGTCAACTAACACAACATCTGAACAATCCATACTGGCAGATAACGTAATTCCCAGACCTCCTAAGGTGCTTTGGGCTATTGTCAGCTGCTGTTGCGTCGTTGTTAAGTTGTATTGTAATTGGATCAATTCCAATTGAGAGGTATGTAGGGAATCCTTCGTCGTGTTGAGTTCCAGTTTTAAAGAGTCAAGTTCCTGCAATGCAGGCTGAAGTTGTGCTTCCGCAAAGGCAAGTTTAGTTAACATAGTATCAAGCTGTGTTGTCTTTGAATCAAGTTGTGCTTGTGTTGATAAAAGTTGTGTTTGTGTTGAGGAAAGAGTATTTTGCACGGAGGTTAATTCAGTATTTAAAGAATCCCGGTCGTTATTGATAATAACGCAATATATAATGACTCCTATCAGACTTAGTCCCAATGCAGTTAAGATATAAGTCTTCATCTTCTTCTCCCTCTCGTTCTACCCTCACTTAATACTCACAAGTGGTATCTGCAGATAACCACTTGTTATCTCCCTCGATGGGAGAGGGCCGGGGATGCAAAATCCCTCTCCGTCTCCCCCGTATCAAGTACGGGGCAGGCTCTTTAAGAAAGGGAGACGATAACCTGTACTAATTGAATGACTTGTCCCTCTTTCCTAAAGAGGGAGTAAGGGAGATTTATTCCCTTTTCCCCTCTGGATTCCCGCCCCCCGATTGTCATACGGGGCACGGCTGCGCGGGAATGACGTTTTTAATTACCCCTTACTTGACACCGATAGCCCCTGGCAGTAGAAGGGCGGGGTCTGTAAAAAGCCGCTGACCCAGCGCGTCTCGCTGCCGATGGCGGCTATGTCTTTGAACAGCCGGTACACGTTGCCGGAGACCATGGTGTCCTTCACCCTCCCCACGATTTTACCTTTTTCTATTTTATAGCCGAGCAGCACATTGCCGCTGAAATCCCCGCCCAGCATATTGCCCTGCCCCGCCCCCAGGAGCTGCTCGATGACCAGCCCCTCTTTGATATCGCTCACCATATCGTCGAAGGTGGTTTTGCCCGGCGTTACCACCAGAGCGCTGGCCGATGGGGCGGGCAGACCGCCGCGATTCCGGCTGCCGTTGCCGGTGCTCTTTTTGCCGGCCAGGGCCGCCGTCTGCAAGTCATACAGGAAATTTTTGACCGTGCCCTTGTTTACCAGCGGGGTGCGCTGGCTGGCCACGCCCTCATCGTCACAGGGGCGGCTGCCGGGCCGGTAGGCGGCCAGCGGGTCGTCCGTGAGGCTGAATTTTTTGTCAAAGACCGCCTTACCCAGCTTGCCGCCAAGGGGGGAAGCGCCTTCAAAGACGACCTTGCCGTTAAAGGCGGATAAAAGGGGCAGTATCAGGGCGCCGGCCACGCCGTTGGACGTAAAGATTACCGGCAGCGTTTTAGTGGGCGATTTCGCCCGTTCTTTGGCCATGTCCAGCTGCCGGAGCACCAGGTCCGTCACTTTATGAGGGTCGGATAAGGGGTGGCAGGAGCTATCGCCCTCCCCCACGAAAAGCATGTCCGTATCATTGACCAGGTTGCCTTCTATTTCCAGGCTGAAAAAGCTTTTTTTATATTCCGCCCGGCCTCCCCGCGAGTTAATGAGGCGGACGGTGATAATGCCGCGGCTGACGCCGCCCTCGCACATAATGCCGGGCGTGTGGCCGGTAACGGCGTCCACCATCTCCTGGCCGAGCGCTACCATATCTTTAATGGCTACGGCTTCCACCGCTTTATCATAAATATCTATGGCCGGGTATTTTAGCGCGCCGGGCAGCTGGAATTTGGCTTCCGTCCCGAAAGCGGCGGTCTCCACCGCGTCTTTTACCAGCCGCTGCGCGTCACAGTCGCCGGTGGTGGTGGCGTAGCCGGTACTGCCGTCCTTGATAATGCGCAGGGCGAGGCTGGTGGACTGGCTGGTCTGGAGCTGTTTGAGGCGGTTGGACTCGAACTTGACCTGCGTCTCTTCCGAGGAGACCTGATAGACTTCCGCTTCCGCGGCGACTTTTTTTGCCCGGTCCAGGATTTGTTCCATGTTATTTACCTCCGACCAGGCAATGACGGATGCGGATATGCGGGCTGCCGTTGGATACCGGCAGGGGGCTTTGCCCGCCCTTGCCGCAGCCGCCGCCCTGGTTCATATCCAGATCGTTGCCGATGGCGTCAATATTTTTCAAAGTGTTGAAAACGTTACCGCTCAGCATGATGGGGCGGATAGCCTCGGCGATTTTACCGTTGCGTATCATGTAGGCCTCGCCGGCGGAGAAGGTAAACATCTCCATGCTGGTCATGCCGCCGTACCATTTGCGGGCGTAAATGCCCTCTTTAATGTCCGCTATCATATCGTTAAAGGAAACGTTCCCCGGCTCGATATAGGTATTGGTCATGCGCACGATAGGCGGGTAGCGGTAGTTGATGGCGCGCGCGTTGCCGCTGGGTTTTTCATTCATTTTGGCGGCGGTCTCCCGCGAATGCAGTCGGCCGGCAAGCTTTCCCTCCCGGATGAGGTAGGTCTTCACCGAGCGCACACCCTCGTCGTCATATTTATAGCTGCCCCGCAGCCCCGCCGGGTCCGACGCCGAGTCCACGATATTAAGGTCCTCCCCGCCGAACTGCTTGCCCAGCTTCATTACCTCGCGCAGCTTATCGTTCTCGTAAACGAAGTCTGACTCCGAGAGGTGCCCGAAGGCTTCATGCGCGAAAACACCCGCCAGGATGGGGTCCAGCACCACCGTGTATTCGCCGCCTTTGGCCTGCGGCGCGGAAAGCAGCGCCACGGCGTTCTGCGCAATCTCCTTGGCCTGCTCGTGGAGCCCCTGTATCGCCTTATAGTTCCCCAGGCTGCCTACGCTGATGCTCACCTGCTGTACTTCACCGTCTTTAGCGGCGATGGCCGCCAGGTGCAGGGTGACATCCACCCTTTCCTGGGTGATGAAGCTGCCTTCCGAGTTCAAAAAGATGACTTTCTTGCGGCTGTCCGCGTAGCCGATGCTGGAGGTCTGGATCTGGGGGATGCTCCAGATGATTTCATTATATTCGTCCAGCAGGCGTTTCTTGGCCGCCAGCGGGATGTCCACCGGGTTATCCGTAACGCCGCCGGGGACATTATCCACCGCCGGCTCTACCGGCGCCAGTTGGCTTTTACCGCTACCGGCGTACCGCGCCTGCTCTATCGCCAGGGCAACGCGGTCGGGCAGTTTGTCCATCTCGTTGAAGCTGGTGAAGCCCCACCCCCCCTTAACTAAAGCCCTCACGTTCCCCCCGGAGGCGGTGGCGCGGCCGATAGATTCTATCCCCTTGCCGCGGAAAGTGATGTGGCTGGTCTGGCTTTCCTCGAAGCGGGCTTCCAGGTAGTCAGCGTTACGCTTCTTTAGTTCCGGAGCGAGGTCTCCGGCGGCAGCATCAATATCCGGCATAATAAATATCCTTTATGGGAGTGCTTACAATTAGCAAGTTTAACGGACATAAGGGGGAAAGTCAATTGATGCGGCAGGCGCGGCCGCCCTCATTTCTTGACACTCCCACGCCTGTTAGCTTAGAATATATAAGGTATTATTCTTCTCAGGTGGAACCCCATCCGCCTCATTTTAAAGTAAACAGGTACGCAATCCGCACCGTCCAAACAAACAGAGAGGAGATACAACCGTGACCTACAGTACTTTACTCTTCACCAAGAAAGACGGCATCGGCACCGTTTCCCTCAACCGCCCGGACAAGCTCAATGCCCTCAACAGCACCGTTTACACCGAGCTATATGATGTTTTTGAGTCCATTGAGAACGACGACGAAGTCAGGGCGGTTATCCTGACCGGCTCCGGCGAAAAGGCCTTCGCCGCCGGTTCCGATGTCGCCGAAATGCAGAACATGGGACCTCTGGAAATCCAGAAATTCATGGCCACCATCCGCAAGGCGTCAGATTTTATCTACGCGCTGACCAAGCCCACCATCGCCGTCATTCACGGCTACGCCCTGGGCGGCGGCAACGAGCTGGCCATGTGCTGCGACCTGCGCATCTGCTCGGAAAAAGCGCGGTTCGGCCAGCCGGAAATAAACCTGGGGCTTATCCCCGGCGCCGGCGGCACGCAGCGCCTGACCCGTCTCATCGGCGCGGCCAAGGCCAAGGAAATGATTTACACGGGAGACATGATCGACGCCGCCACCGCCCTCAGCCTGGGGCTGGTCAATAAAGTGGTGCCGCCGGAAAAGCTGATGGAAGAAGGCATGGCCATAGCCGCCAAGCTGGCAAGCAAGAGCGGCCCGGTACTGGCGGCGGCCAAGATGGCTATTAACACCGGCGTGGACACGGACATGGGCTCCGGCCTGAGCATGGAAATCAAGTGCAATGCCGTGTGCTTTGCCACCCACGACCGCAAAGAAGGCATGGACGCTTTCCTGGAAAAGAGGAAAGCCGTATTCACGAATAAATAGTGTAAAATACCTCTCCCTCAATGGGAGAAGGCAGGCTTGCCCTGAGAGAAATCGAAGGGATGAGGGTGAAAAAATCCCCCTCACCTGAATCCTCTCCCTCCAGGGGCGGGGAAATCATGCGTTCAATAATTGGTAAAGCCAATAAGGAGGTTTTTCAATCATGGCTATCAAAAAAGTATTTGTTATCGGGGCGGGGCAAATGGGTAACGGCATCGCGCAGGTGACTGCCCAGGCCGGCTACGACGTTATCATGTCCGATATCAAGGACGAGTTCGTCAAGAAGGGCATGGACACCATCAGCAAGAGCCTTGATAGGGGAGTCAAGAAGGGCACGATGACGGAAGCGGATAAAGCCGCCATCATGGCGCGCATCAAGACCACCACGGATAACAAAGATGCCAAAGACGCCGACCTGGTTGTCGAAGCGGCGCCGGAAATAATGGATTTAAAGAAAAGCATTTTCAAGCAGCTCGATACAATTTGTAAGCCGGACGCCATCCTGGCTTCCAATACTTCCTCCCTTCCCATTAGCGAAATCGCTACCGCAGTAAAAAATCCCGCAAGGTTCATTGGTATTCACTTTATGAACCCGGTGCCGGTAATGAAGGGCGTCGAGGTTATCATAGGCAAGAAGACCTCCGATGCTACCCTGGCAGCCGCCAAAGAATACATCCAGAAAATCGGCAAAGAGTCATGTGAAGCCCAGGACCACGCCGGATTTATCGTTTCCCGCCTGGTAGATGCATTGATGAACGAAGCTTTCTGGTGCATTATGGACGGCAACAAGCCGGCAGAAATAGACAAAGCCATCAAGTTCTGCCTTAATCACCCGATGGGCCCGCTGGAGCTGTGCGATTTAGCCGGTGCCGATACGGTACTGCACGGGCTGGAAACCATGAACGAAGAGTTCGGCGAGCGGCTTAAGCCCGCCCCGATTTTGGAAGACATGGTCAAGGCCGGGAAACTCGGCCGCAAGACCGGCAAAGGCTTTTACGACTATACCCAGAAATAGCCCGGTAAAACTCTGGTGAATATGGGGAAAACTGTGGAGAAAGCGGTAAAATCCAAGGGCTGGGACTGGTCCAAGGTATCCGGGGAGCACTTTAGCCGGACCGCGGACGAGTTCCTGCCCGTGGCCTTGAGGTGGCGGGAGCTTGGCAAGAAGACCGTCCTCGACCTCGGCTGCGGGAGAGGGCGTCATTCCCTGTTCCTGGCGGAAATGGGATTTGACGTCACCGCCACGGATATCTCTCCACAGGGCATAACCCAGTTGAAAGAGGAAGCGGGGAAAAGGGGGCTGGACGGGAAAATCAAGACACTCGTGTGCGACATGCTGGAGCTTCCCTTCCCGGCTAAATCGTTCGACGCGGTGCTGGCTTTCCTCTCCATCACCCACACGGATTACGCCGGACTGCAAAAAGCGATAGCCCGGGTGGCCGATATGCTTACGCCGTCCGGCCGGTTCTACGTGACCTTCAACTCCAAAAGCTCCGATGCTTTCAACCACCCGTCCAATAAAAAGATAGACAGCTACACTATCATCAAGCAACACGGTTTGGAGAAAGATATTCCCCATACCTACCTGGAGCGCGATGATATTATCAGTCTCCTGGCGGGCTTTGAAATCCTGAAGATGCAACAAATCCAGGACTACTACGATACCCGTATCAGCACCCACTTCTTCGTGGAAGCGGAAAAGAAAAACTGAAGCTTAAGCAGCTTTAAAATATTTAAATCTATACAAAAAAAGGAAGGAATAAAATGGCTAACGATAAAGATGTTGTAATTGTTGCAGCAGCAAGAACCCCGTTTGGCAGATTCGGCGGCTCACTCGCCAATATTGATTACTATGAGCTCGGCGCTATCCCCATGCGCGAGGTAATTAAGAGGGCCGGTGTTAAACCGAATGTAGTCAATGAAGTATTTTGGGGCGTGGGCGATACTTCCGCCTGCCGCGATCCCTTTACCCCCGTGGCCGGCCGCCAGTCCCTTATTAAAGCCGGGCTCCCGCATGAGACCGTCTCCATCTCCTTCGATATGGCCTGCGTCTCCGCCATGCACGCCGTGAAACTGGCCGCCATGGAAATGGCTGCCGGAGAGATCGAGTGCGCTATCGCCGGCGGCGCCACCTCCTTCGGCCAATCCCCGATGGTAGTACGCGGCCTGCGTTTCAGCGGCCACCGCATGGGCAATGTCACGATGGAAGACCCGCTCCTGGCCCTCGGCTACAAAGATTTTAACCCCGTCTCCGTGGATACGGATAATGTTGCCGCGGAATACGGCTTCACCCGCCAGGACCTGGATATCTTCGCGGCGCGCAGCCACCAGAATTATGCCAAGGCGTGGGATGCCGGTA from Dehalococcoidales bacterium carries:
- a CDS encoding GNAT family protein; translated protein: MTKDKRKISFSRYLPFLCMKQRKNDTLAGLKPLRGSVITGGKIRLREKKLSDVRNDYLWQSDPELAKLDAASVLIMSFSIYLLDYASVLHQQDNYRFPLAIETPDGKHIGNCTCYDINEKKSEAQVGIMIGDRDYWNKGYGADAINTMVDHIFDNTGLGRLYLKTLDWNTRAQACFTKCGFTPCGHLKRNSHNFLLMELKREQWEKRRGETR
- the mtnA gene encoding S-methyl-5-thioribose-1-phosphate isomerase, with the translated sequence MSSGKNGGAKPANAAYQPIAWLGDRLRILDQTRLPGEEIYLELESYRAVAAAIMELKIRGAPAIGIAGGYAVALGALKIDAADRDVFLKKLQGVINAIAATRPTARNLFFALERMKNAASSAKSAARLKKALTDEAVKIHREEAEATRRLSLAGAGLLPDGWTVLTHCNTGPLATGGEGTALGIITTAVKQGKKLHVIATETRPLLQGARLTAWELQKAGVPVTLITDSMAGHFLRLGKIDCVITGADRIAANGDTANKIGTYTLAVLAHENKVPFYIAAPVSTIDPALKTGGEIPIEERRPEEVTRFQDIPTAPEGVSAFNPAFDVTPHQYITAIITDRGIIGKPYREGIKNILSKGDTP
- a CDS encoding TldD/PmbA family protein, producing the protein MPDIDAAAGDLAPELKKRNADYLEARFEESQTSHITFRGKGIESIGRATASGGNVRALVKGGWGFTSFNEMDKLPDRVALAIEQARYAGSGKSQLAPVEPAVDNVPGGVTDNPVDIPLAAKKRLLDEYNEIIWSIPQIQTSSIGYADSRKKVIFLNSEGSFITQERVDVTLHLAAIAAKDGEVQQVSISVGSLGNYKAIQGLHEQAKEIAQNAVALLSAPQAKGGEYTVVLDPILAGVFAHEAFGHLSESDFVYENDKLREVMKLGKQFGGEDLNIVDSASDPAGLRGSYKYDDEGVRSVKTYLIREGKLAGRLHSRETAAKMNEKPSGNARAINYRYPPIVRMTNTYIEPGNVSFNDMIADIKEGIYARKWYGGMTSMEMFTFSAGEAYMIRNGKIAEAIRPIMLSGNVFNTLKNIDAIGNDLDMNQGGGCGKGGQSPLPVSNGSPHIRIRHCLVGGK
- a CDS encoding PAC2 family protein encodes the protein MSDIIKVTARPKLKAPNLLAAWPGIGNVAMIIANYLKAKLPFKELGYLEPSYFFDPIGVLVRENVVEEPNFPQSDFFYWKNAPGGQDLILFIGDDQPAAKGYELAHCILDVGQRFGVERIYTCAAAITRIHHTEPPKVWGVATSHLVSTDLRAYNLERASNLQIAGLNGLLLGVAKEREIDGICLLGEVPVYASRVPNPMAALAVLKVLSGMIGVKIDLAELAKMAVEAGERIKQVAAQAMEEYIDYFTEPIWERGEEDDEGQEEN
- a CDS encoding nuclear transport factor 2 family protein, producing MTVESRLEALEKEVKSLKRKVKARDKQLQTLRDIEDIKKLQCAYGYYLEHWMGEEIVDCFSRSEEVSGTFVEGTYKGQAGIRKYFHPGRDVPPEFLHMVMQVSPVITVEPNGKKACGRWYGYGTILSRPTLPLDPAYMAVIYEMDYVKEDGVWKILKLRLLMHYAYTSGKTPQGPPESSAKDAPAAPPARLSPDEWAEFDTEYPSGYIYPFHFKHPVTGKPTTEARRNAALKLKPNRYKTQG
- a CDS encoding 3-hydroxyacyl-CoA dehydrogenase NAD-binding domain-containing protein; translated protein: MAIKKVFVIGAGQMGNGIAQVTAQAGYDVIMSDIKDEFVKKGMDTISKSLDRGVKKGTMTEADKAAIMARIKTTTDNKDAKDADLVVEAAPEIMDLKKSIFKQLDTICKPDAILASNTSSLPISEIATAVKNPARFIGIHFMNPVPVMKGVEVIIGKKTSDATLAAAKEYIQKIGKESCEAQDHAGFIVSRLVDALMNEAFWCIMDGNKPAEIDKAIKFCLNHPMGPLELCDLAGADTVLHGLETMNEEFGERLKPAPILEDMVKAGKLGRKTGKGFYDYTQK
- a CDS encoding class I SAM-dependent methyltransferase, encoding MEKAVKSKGWDWSKVSGEHFSRTADEFLPVALRWRELGKKTVLDLGCGRGRHSLFLAEMGFDVTATDISPQGITQLKEEAGKRGLDGKIKTLVCDMLELPFPAKSFDAVLAFLSITHTDYAGLQKAIARVADMLTPSGRFYVTFNSKSSDAFNHPSNKKIDSYTIIKQHGLEKDIPHTYLERDDIISLLAGFEILKMQQIQDYYDTRISTHFFVEAEKKN
- a CDS encoding TldD/PmbA family protein — its product is MEQILDRAKKVAAEAEVYQVSSEETQVKFESNRLKQLQTSQSTSLALRIIKDGSTGYATTTGDCDAQRLVKDAVETAAFGTEAKFQLPGALKYPAIDIYDKAVEAVAIKDMVALGQEMVDAVTGHTPGIMCEGGVSRGIITVRLINSRGGRAEYKKSFFSLEIEGNLVNDTDMLFVGEGDSSCHPLSDPHKVTDLVLRQLDMAKERAKSPTKTLPVIFTSNGVAGALILPLLSAFNGKVVFEGASPLGGKLGKAVFDKKFSLTDDPLAAYRPGSRPCDDEGVASQRTPLVNKGTVKNFLYDLQTAALAGKKSTGNGSRNRGGLPAPSASALVVTPGKTTFDDMVSDIKEGLVIEQLLGAGQGNMLGGDFSGNVLLGYKIEKGKIVGRVKDTMVSGNVYRLFKDIAAIGSETRWVSGFLQTPPFYCQGLSVSSKG
- a CDS encoding enoyl-CoA hydratase-related protein — translated: MTYSTLLFTKKDGIGTVSLNRPDKLNALNSTVYTELYDVFESIENDDEVRAVILTGSGEKAFAAGSDVAEMQNMGPLEIQKFMATIRKASDFIYALTKPTIAVIHGYALGGGNELAMCCDLRICSEKARFGQPEINLGLIPGAGGTQRLTRLIGAAKAKEMIYTGDMIDAATALSLGLVNKVVPPEKLMEEGMAIAAKLASKSGPVLAAAKMAINTGVDTDMGSGLSMEIKCNAVCFATHDRKEGMDAFLEKRKAVFTNK